A window of Candidatus Hydrogenedentota bacterium contains these coding sequences:
- a CDS encoding HAMP domain-containing protein, whose amino-acid sequence MRPPLPRTFRMRLLLLSTLLSGAIVLGFGFAAWQLLHRHFGPQRLDAELRGLARGQLALPRRPGDWPAFEEVLDYWAGLDTSRVFAFAALNRDGRVRYRSHAWPEGMAPGDLVDVAALPLPPPPPDWGEGPDPRGPQDGRPRFEDRPRPEDRPPPDRRPEIGGAPGGEPRGNGEERRNFRRMRDPNIRPIEVAMLTRPVGGGAWRIAVMATPGEVLLLAADLTPYRAEAVALRNAFLAVLGLTLLAIGAGGWYLAGRAVRPVQRLAAAAESITAQALDRRIPASGSATEFERLVQVFNQMLERLERSFRQANRFSADAAHELKTPLTILQGQLNQVLQEAPPGSPLQQRLGELLEEVQRLSVIIRKLLLLSQADAGAIPLNRTPVALDAFLASIREDIEVLAPDLAVEEDLAPDITVQADASLLQQAVQNLTSNAIKYNTPCGRIRLALRREAGRVRVSVANTSPGIAEADRKRLFNRFFRADPAHSRAVDGVGLGLSLAREIARAHGGDLWLADAPPGWVQFILEIPDAPPAGRAPT is encoded by the coding sequence ATGCGACCGCCCCTCCCGCGCACGTTTCGCATGCGCCTGCTGTTGCTTTCCACCCTGCTCTCGGGCGCGATCGTGCTGGGCTTCGGCTTTGCGGCCTGGCAGCTGCTGCACCGGCATTTCGGGCCGCAGCGGCTGGACGCGGAGTTGCGCGGCCTGGCGCGGGGCCAGCTCGCGCTGCCGCGGCGCCCGGGGGACTGGCCGGCGTTTGAGGAAGTGCTCGATTACTGGGCGGGCCTGGACACGTCGCGGGTCTTCGCGTTTGCCGCGCTCAACCGGGACGGGCGGGTTCGGTACCGCAGCCATGCGTGGCCCGAGGGAATGGCGCCGGGCGACCTGGTCGATGTGGCCGCGCTTCCCCTGCCCCCGCCGCCGCCGGACTGGGGCGAGGGGCCGGATCCGCGCGGTCCGCAGGACGGGCGTCCGCGCTTCGAGGACCGGCCGCGTCCGGAGGATCGCCCGCCGCCCGATCGCCGCCCGGAGATCGGCGGGGCGCCCGGCGGCGAGCCGCGCGGGAACGGGGAGGAACGGCGCAACTTTCGGCGGATGCGCGATCCGAACATCCGCCCGATAGAAGTGGCGATGCTGACCCGCCCGGTCGGGGGCGGGGCCTGGCGGATTGCGGTGATGGCGACGCCTGGCGAGGTGCTGTTGCTTGCCGCGGATCTGACGCCGTACCGCGCGGAGGCGGTGGCGCTGCGCAACGCCTTTCTGGCGGTGCTCGGGCTTACGCTGCTGGCGATCGGCGCGGGCGGGTGGTACCTGGCGGGGCGCGCGGTGCGCCCGGTGCAACGGCTGGCGGCGGCGGCGGAATCGATTACGGCGCAGGCGCTGGACCGGCGCATTCCGGCCTCGGGGTCCGCGACGGAATTCGAGCGGCTGGTGCAGGTGTTCAACCAGATGCTGGAGCGTTTGGAGCGGAGCTTCCGGCAGGCGAACCGGTTCAGCGCGGATGCGGCGCACGAACTGAAGACGCCGCTGACGATTCTTCAGGGGCAGTTGAACCAGGTCTTGCAGGAGGCGCCGCCGGGATCGCCGTTGCAGCAGCGCCTGGGGGAGTTGCTGGAGGAAGTGCAGCGCCTTTCCGTCATCATCCGGAAACTGCTCCTGCTTTCGCAGGCGGACGCGGGCGCGATTCCGCTGAACCGGACGCCGGTCGCGCTGGACGCGTTCCTGGCGTCGATCCGGGAGGACATCGAGGTGCTGGCGCCCGATCTGGCGGTGGAAGAGGACCTGGCCCCGGACATAACGGTGCAGGCGGATGCATCGCTGCTGCAGCAGGCGGTGCAGAATCTCACCAGCAACGCGATCAAGTACAACACACCGTGCGGGCGGATTCGGCTGGCGCTGCGGCGCGAGGCCGGTCGGGTGCGGGTGTCGGTGGCGAATACCAGCCCGGGCATCGCGGAGGCCGACCGGAAGCGGCTGTTCAACCGGTTTTTTCGCGCGGATCCGGCGCACTCGCGCGCGGTGGACGGCGTGGGGCTGGGCCTGAGCCTGGCGCGGGAAATAGCCCGGGCGCACGGGGGCGACCTGTGGCTGGCGGACGCGCCGCCGGGCTGGGTCCAATTCATCCTGGAAATCCCGGACGCGCCGCCGGCGGGCCGCGCGCCTACCTGA
- a CDS encoding carbohydrate kinase: MPNNEPFLVLGLGEILWDVLPEGKQLGGAPANFAYHAAALGARGVTVSAVGDDPEGREILATLDARGLDTSYIHVDRAHPTGTVTVTVDGSGVPAYTIHEGVAWDYIPFTDAALALARRANAICFGSLASRNPHSRETIRRLLDAAVPGCIRVFDVNLRQHYYSEEVILALLDRAEVLKLNEDELPAISDLLRIPGSTRERLNAMMDRFALDLIVLTRGGQGSILAAPGEFEEHPGTPVEKLADTVGAGDSFTAMAVMGLLRGWPLGVISERANRLAAHVCAHPGAMAPHPAGIGVR; this comes from the coding sequence ATGCCAAATAATGAACCCTTTCTCGTCCTCGGTCTGGGCGAAATTCTCTGGGACGTCCTGCCCGAGGGAAAACAACTCGGCGGCGCGCCGGCGAACTTCGCCTACCACGCCGCCGCCCTGGGCGCGCGCGGCGTAACCGTAAGCGCGGTCGGCGACGACCCCGAAGGCCGCGAGATCCTCGCCACGCTGGATGCCCGGGGATTGGACACAAGCTACATCCACGTGGACCGCGCACACCCAACGGGTACCGTCACGGTTACGGTGGACGGGTCAGGCGTGCCGGCCTACACCATTCACGAGGGCGTCGCCTGGGACTACATTCCCTTCACCGACGCCGCCCTGGCGCTGGCGCGCCGGGCCAACGCGATCTGCTTTGGATCGCTCGCGTCCCGCAACCCGCACAGCCGCGAGACCATCCGCCGGCTGCTGGACGCCGCGGTCCCCGGCTGTATCCGCGTGTTCGATGTGAACCTGCGGCAGCACTACTACAGCGAAGAAGTCATCCTCGCCTTGCTCGACCGCGCGGAGGTCCTCAAGCTCAACGAGGACGAATTGCCGGCCATCTCGGATCTCCTGCGCATTCCCGGTTCAACCCGGGAACGGCTCAACGCGATGATGGATCGTTTCGCCCTCGATCTCATCGTCCTCACGCGGGGCGGCCAGGGGAGCATTCTGGCGGCGCCCGGCGAATTCGAAGAACACCCGGGGACGCCGGTGGAGAAGCTGGCCGACACCGTGGGCGCGGGCGATTCCTTCACGGCCATGGCCGTCATGGGCCTGCTCCGTGGCTGGCCCCTCGGCGTCATCAGCGAGCGCGCGAATCGCCTGGCGGCACACGTCTGCGCGCATCCGGGCGCCATGGCCCCGCACCCGGCCGGGATCGGCGTCAGGTAG
- a CDS encoding sulfatase, translating into MQPSYNRRAFLRRTGAGALALAGLAGRDARAQDAQRPNVVWIYSDDHAQNAVSAYGGRLADVAPTPNIDRIANGGVRFNNSFVTNSICGPCRAVILTGKHSHLNGFRQNGDRFDGSQQTFPKLLQQHGYQTALFGKWHLESDPTGFDAWEVLPGQGHYYNPDFITPDGKTREHGYVTDIITDKALNWLENGRDANQPFMLMLQHKAPHREWEPGPDHLNTFDDVEIPEPDNLFDDYENRGSAAKLQDMSIEKTMTLHSDLKVWPEDAAENPETKGRWNRTLGRMDEKQLAAWNAAYGPKNQAFLDANLTGKDLVRWKYQRYMKDYLRCVRSVDDNVGRVLDYLREKGLDRNTVVFYSSDQSFYLGEHGWFDKRFMYEESLRTPLVAMGPGIPAGSQTDPMVQNLDMAQTFLELAGAPLPPDMQGRSLTPLMRGETPENWRDAIYYHYYEGEGKVHNVYRHYGVRTDRYKLMYFYTLGEWEFYDLKLDPSEMNNQYGNPEYAEVIEALHTRLDELRAHYGDSEELPGPAAGAAPPQ; encoded by the coding sequence ATGCAGCCATCCTACAACCGACGCGCCTTTCTGCGGCGCACCGGAGCCGGCGCCCTGGCGCTCGCGGGCCTGGCGGGCCGGGACGCGCGCGCGCAGGACGCGCAGCGCCCCAATGTGGTCTGGATCTACAGTGACGATCACGCCCAGAACGCCGTCAGCGCCTACGGAGGCCGCCTCGCCGATGTCGCGCCCACGCCGAACATCGACCGCATCGCCAACGGCGGCGTGCGCTTCAACAACAGCTTCGTCACCAACTCGATCTGCGGCCCCTGCCGCGCGGTTATCCTTACCGGCAAACACAGCCACCTGAATGGATTCCGGCAGAATGGCGACAGATTCGACGGATCGCAGCAGACCTTTCCGAAGCTGCTCCAGCAACACGGCTACCAGACCGCCCTTTTCGGCAAGTGGCACCTCGAGTCCGACCCCACGGGCTTCGACGCCTGGGAGGTGCTCCCGGGCCAGGGCCACTACTACAATCCGGATTTCATTACGCCGGACGGAAAAACCCGCGAGCACGGCTACGTGACGGACATCATCACCGACAAGGCCCTGAACTGGCTCGAGAACGGGCGCGACGCGAACCAGCCCTTCATGCTGATGCTCCAGCACAAGGCCCCGCACCGCGAGTGGGAACCCGGCCCGGACCACCTCAACACCTTCGATGACGTGGAAATCCCCGAGCCGGACAATCTCTTCGACGACTACGAGAACCGGGGATCGGCCGCCAAACTCCAGGACATGAGCATCGAGAAAACCATGACGCTCCACTCGGACCTGAAGGTGTGGCCGGAGGACGCGGCGGAAAACCCCGAAACCAAGGGCCGCTGGAACCGCACCCTCGGCCGCATGGACGAAAAGCAGCTTGCCGCCTGGAACGCCGCATACGGACCGAAAAATCAGGCCTTTCTCGACGCCAACCTGACCGGCAAGGACCTCGTCCGCTGGAAATACCAGCGCTACATGAAAGACTACCTGCGCTGCGTGCGCTCCGTGGACGACAATGTCGGCCGGGTGCTGGATTACCTGAGGGAAAAGGGGCTCGACAGGAACACCGTCGTGTTTTATTCCTCCGATCAGAGCTTCTACCTCGGGGAGCACGGCTGGTTCGACAAGCGTTTCATGTACGAGGAATCCCTGCGCACGCCGCTGGTCGCCATGGGCCCGGGCATACCCGCCGGAAGCCAGACCGATCCCATGGTGCAGAACCTGGACATGGCCCAGACCTTCCTGGAGCTGGCCGGCGCCCCGCTTCCGCCCGACATGCAGGGCCGAAGCCTGACGCCGCTGATGCGCGGCGAAACCCCCGAAAACTGGCGCGACGCCATCTACTACCACTACTACGAGGGCGAGGGTAAGGTCCACAACGTGTACCGCCATTATGGCGTACGCACGGATCGTTACAAGCTGATGTACTTCTACACGCTCGGCGAGTGGGAGTTCTACGATCTGAAGCTTGACCCCTCGGAAATGAACAACCAGTACGGCAACCCGGAGTATGCGGAGGTGATCGAGGCGCTCCACACGCGCCTGGACGAACTGCGCGCCCACTACGGCGACTCCGAGGAACTGCCCGGCCCCGCCGCGGGCGCCGCGCCGCCCCAATAG
- a CDS encoding ABC transporter permease, with product MKKTLGIFVLLVAVCAFTAMNSDNFLSAYNVQNTVRWTGLFGVIGVGAALVIITGGIDLSIGSVIGLTGALLAMLLGKGYSPWIVVPGLLAGSALIGLAHGLLITRMKLQPFVVTLCSLLYLRGFARYATGDQSVGFGSNFPGLGLLANGSVPIGGFALPVPFISLIVVALIAGFFLNFTIYGRYLLALGRNEEAARFSGINTARVTIGAYVACSVLAGFSGMVFALDLNTVQPAGMGEFYELFAIAAAVLGGCSLRGGEGSILGVVIGTAVIRVLYNAINILGLPSQLEFAIIGVVLLAGVMADELVKRVIAKRRAIISARAAAT from the coding sequence ATGAAAAAAACGCTGGGCATCTTTGTTTTGCTGGTCGCCGTGTGCGCCTTTACCGCCATGAACAGCGACAATTTCCTCTCGGCCTACAACGTGCAGAACACCGTGCGCTGGACCGGCCTCTTCGGCGTGATCGGCGTCGGGGCCGCGCTCGTCATCATCACCGGCGGCATCGATCTCTCCATCGGCTCCGTGATCGGCCTTACCGGCGCGCTCCTGGCCATGCTCCTCGGCAAGGGCTACTCCCCCTGGATCGTCGTCCCCGGGCTGCTCGCGGGCTCCGCGCTCATCGGGCTCGCGCACGGCCTCCTGATCACCAGAATGAAGCTCCAGCCCTTCGTGGTGACCCTGTGCAGCCTGCTCTACCTGCGCGGCTTCGCCCGCTACGCCACGGGCGACCAGAGCGTCGGCTTCGGCTCCAATTTCCCGGGGCTCGGCCTGCTGGCCAATGGGTCGGTCCCGATCGGCGGCTTCGCGCTCCCGGTCCCCTTCATCTCGCTGATCGTCGTAGCCCTCATTGCGGGCTTCTTCCTCAATTTCACGATCTACGGACGCTACCTCCTCGCGCTCGGGCGCAACGAGGAAGCCGCCCGCTTCAGCGGCATCAACACCGCGCGCGTCACCATCGGCGCCTACGTCGCCTGCTCGGTCCTCGCCGGATTCAGCGGCATGGTCTTCGCCCTCGACCTCAACACCGTCCAGCCCGCCGGCATGGGCGAATTCTACGAGCTCTTCGCGATTGCCGCCGCCGTCCTGGGCGGGTGCAGCCTTCGCGGCGGCGAGGGCTCGATCCTCGGCGTCGTCATCGGCACCGCCGTCATCCGCGTCCTCTACAACGCCATCAACATCCTCGGGCTCCCCTCCCAGCTCGAATTCGCGATTATAGGCGTCGTCCTGCTTGCCGGCGTCATGGCCGACGAACTCGTCAAGCGCGTCATCGCGAAGCGCCGCGCCATTATCTCCGCCCGCGCCGCCGCCACGTAG